The Vanessa tameamea isolate UH-Manoa-2023 chromosome 25, ilVanTame1 primary haplotype, whole genome shotgun sequence genome segment gaatttcggaagtataatttaagtggatataagtaacagtgttgtattataaataaagatattaatcataaactcttaacagtgcacaatatagctgagttattagcaaatcgcatgaaatacgtaaatctaaggtttgtttatctttattcctacttcgattggaatacaggcaaaagggacataaaatcttagttcccatggtcccattggcgatgtaaggaatggttaatatttcttacagcttcaATGACCGTGATCGGTGATAACCAATGACTAGGTGACCTATTTGTCAGTGGgcgtaggtatattataaaaagtaattgtttgtTGTAAGGAACGTAATGTACAGTAAAGATACTGGGAtttgatttcataattaaaaaagagtCGAAATCActtgaatacaaatttaattgcaGAAAGTAACACGATTTCAGTCTCGAAAATTCCGATGCCGCCGTATTCAGATACAATACGATTCGTACATGTTGCAATAGTTCACGTAAAGTCAGCCATCTGTTCGATGAGAGAAATTCGCGGCGTCAGTACAGCGCCATATTTGCGAACCGTCTGCCGACGGATTTGGGGTCAGTGAAATACATTGCTCATTGCTGTACGTAACTATTTGTGTAGCATTTTGGTAAAGTGTTTTCGGTATTTTGGTAGCGCTTTGTGCGAGCCTCTTTGGTTATGTAACACTCACTTATCAGGGTTTTCAAGTTCGACaccaatattgtattgtattccaTTCTGGTGTGAAAGATACTAACTACctcatatatataagaaataatttaattattgtatctaTGTAACCACATGCATGGTGGTCACGACCCTCAGTAATGAGGAAACAACTAGGAAGAATCTATGTAACTGAGagtcggaaaagagtaactactgagttacttgtcAATTCTACCGTTAGtaggttaatatttaatttaatcatataaaatgtcattttgaAAATGCTCGCAAGAGCTCATTCGAAGTTTATTCTGGGTTTGATTCGGGCTTAGAGGCCACTTGGTGTTAGGAATGGTTCGTATTTCTTATAATGACCATTGTTACAATGTCTTTTAATAGAGATGACCAACAGGTAGCTCAGTCGTCATCTATATAAAGCTTAActtagtttaataatttgtttcagaGAATAAACtagattatatgtatttatcaatAACGATGACCttgtaaatgaattataaagagaAAGGTCATTTGGATCTTagtgtgaaaaataaattataacgcaTAAAAAGCGTATACCTGTGccgttttacaaaaaaaaaaatacgagcaATGTATTACATACAAGTTGCGAGCGTCACGATTTCAGTACACATGTTATATACTGTGATTATATACCGCAATACATAGTTTCGTAAACATGGTGACTAAGAAATACTTTCTCGTTTCGAACAGCGCcatatgtaaaacaaaatggCCGCCTTCAAAGGTACTATCACGATTTTTTATGCATTAcgatttcgtaaaataaaattttgtttacatttttgcttaaaaatagatttatataaaaactctcaAAATGTAAAGCCAGcgagtttttaaaataaaacattttatatttaaaatgagttcacttatattaaaaaatataatctgtgtATAAAAGATGgtctcatttaaatattaagatctGGTTATTATTGaacattagtaataaaattaaatttacaaataatacgcATCACACGAATAAAACTCAATCGATTTAATGAAAGTTGGAAAAGCTCCAATAGCTCAAAGGTGCACGGGCTGTTTTTGTGAAGGGGTTGGGTTCCATCCTGAATTTTTGGGCTATAGTTGTTCCCAGTTCTAATACAGACTTTGACTTTAAATAGGGCGATGGGAACATAAATAAGTTTGAAGACACCCCAAGCACTCTTATTTAAATACGTTGCTCTACTGCAAATTGCTGGATATCCAAATATACACATCAGAAGTGAAAAATCCGACGTGAAAAACATTCTATCGCACAGGGTGTGTGATTTCCAAATAGATGCAAACTATACTAAATGTACTTTAATTGTACGTAATTGTACtaaaatttcatcatcatcattcatctCAGTGAATCGACGTCGCGGGAGGGGTAACTTGGCTAAATTTCAAGTCCATCGGACCTATAGTTTCAGATATCTCGTgatattttgcttaaatatataatatatacatattattccaCTGTATTCTTCTACACAACCTGATATAACTCTTGCGATATATTAAAAAGGTGTCGTATAGAatgattaaaagattttttataacgtGGGAAGTAAGATCGACGTGATTCATTCAATTGCGttcaataaacacaaaatatttcttaatatattatatattaatagtaattaattactatttgagACTAGCTCGAGACTACTTAAGGACTTAATTTTGTAAAGGGTCTGAAGGCGTGAAGTACAAGTCCTCAAGTATATGTTaagagatattaaaaatatgttatctgtGTCTGAAAATCCACTACATTTGGATTCATAATCATCATTTCgtcatcattatcatttttttaaatctgaaaaGAAATTCTCTCATTTTGacgacattattaattataatgtttacaatactttttattattacgataattACGTGCGCGGCGCTTTCTTTTCTCAGAAAGATAGATATGATAAGATATCCGACTACATCAACGCAAtcctgttttgtttttttatctacTTATATAGAATAGTTCCGTTTGAGTGTATTTCATGTCATCAATAACTAcatttttaaacagaaatatatacCGTAAACGTCACGGCTGGGATAAAGCGATTCTGTTGATGATTACGAGAATGTAGAGTTTTATCCATGAAACTTCGCTGCTGATggctgtaattattatttcagaatTTATTCATACTTGATCATCAGATATTAAgtaatacttagtgttgttttgttccggtttgaaggtcgagtgagtcagtgtaactacaaataCAAgggagataaaaaataatgcccaaggttggtgtaaTATTGATAATGTTAGTGATGGTTTTTGAATGAAACGTTGGTGATCATTTAAAATTAGGTTACCGATTTACCAGTCTGCCTACCTGAAAATATATGTGAAATCCTTTCTtaacgttaatttaaatacaagatacaataatataattataaaaagaagcgattcttgccggttctcttTAGTAGAGATCTACATTATGAATAGCTTTGCATTAAATCTAACCTTGTAAAAATGCTTACCCTTACGAAacagcctacttaaataaagcatattttgattttgtttaaacattGCAAAACGAAGCCGACGAGTTGACAGTTAATCAatgaacattgtttttatttttaatctatataaataataatgagtatTTATGTCTTTGTTCCTATGAATTCTGAGACCATCGATCTAATTGTGATGAAAATTTAGATGTGAAAATGTCGTCCTATGTAcgcttaaaaattataagaatctTTCCGTTCGTTCTTCGATATAAACgtgttatatatactttattcctaCGAAGCCGGGACTGGTATCTATTAACatactattaaaatgtataattcaataatatttccttGACGAGTAAATAAATGACGTGTCACAAGATCTAAATATTACATCTTGAACCTGTTCACAATGACATAAGCCTGTTTTGACGAACTGACATCATTTTGTTATCTGTCCAGTTTAAGTTGATCCTCCTCTCCGCCTCTTTCGTTGCTGATTTACGACCTCTGGACGTTAATAACGGGAACTGAAGAGGCCTTTTAAAATGGCGTACGTGCACTTCTATATATAGTCATGACGATGATGCCGACGCTTGGAAGAAAATCTCTGCATATAATTCGATGTTTTCGTTTAACCAagatttattgaatgtttttttttttaatgtcttcaTTAAAGTTGAGTTAGTGGATGtatttgtgttattataattttatatacagtagcacgtaaattttatacaaagattGCGGATTAAATTGCTAATTCCACTTGTACTCTGCTGTTACGAAAAtatcgtgagggaacctgcatgtcAGATGACAttttgctttattatttttattatgccaACCTGCATGCAGTAGCGTGAcggaataaattacaaatattctcCTCGAATGAATATGACATATATAGGCTTTTAgacaacataacattttaacaatagcagcctcctctcccttttgggagaaggtttggagcatattccaccacgctgctccaatgcgagctGGTGGAAGGTTTAGACAACatcttgttaaaaatattaattataatgattgaaTGTTGCCAtcataactaattaatattatatgatactacattttttaattattaattcttaaaaataataataataaaataatcctttaTTGCTGTTTAACATTACctatataacaaaacatttaaagttcaaaatggaggcaagaaaattaaaaaaatttttttttttttcggcctTTGGGTATACTTCCTTCGCAACAGCTTGTCTTTCGACAAAGGCCTCTAAAGACTTCCACTTAATTCTGTCTTTAGAATTTTCCTATGCGTATTCACCCtgaaattagtttaaaacaaatatcaaaaatataataaatttaatccaatacggaaatctaaaataaaactttataataaaaactatcttAAAACTAAGTGCGCGCTAGTCGTATAGGCATTGCATTGCGGGCATTTGTTATacctaacaaaataatatccaatataatatgaattacataTCTTCATGGTTAATTGTcataactttgaaataaatattatttgtgatttaGAACGAGCGCCGTTGGTGTCCATCGCTTTTATTACACACATAATATTCGTTACAGCATttgatatataagtaatttgagTTAAGTTTGTCTGTCATGAAACCAGAGATTGCTTAAGgcttgaaattaaaacaaccaTAAACGCATACCGGGTTTATAATTTTGAAGTGGCAGTATAACGTACGACTGAAGCCTAGTTATTTTATTGCctgttttcaattaataatacataaataaaaatactctttaCGAATTGCGCGTAAAGAGAAGTTGACAATGTTAGGATCGAAACTGTGATTCCGTCTTTTCTCTTCTTTCTTTGTTCTTTTTCCAATAAGTAAGAGAAAATTTGCCACCTGATGTTATGTGAACagccataataaataaataataaataaatattggacaacatcacatacattactctgatcctaatgtaagtagctaaagcacttgtgttatggaaaatcagaattaacgacggtaccacaaacacccagacccaagacaacatagaatactaaagaactttttctacatcgactcggccaggaatcgaacccgggacctcggagtggcgtacccatgaaaaccggtgtacacactactccaccacggaggtcgtcaagccATAGACAGTGGCGCTGCTAGAAATATTCCCTACATCATCGATGCCCCACCAACCTGgcaactaagttgttatgtcatttgtacttgtagttacactgtctaacttactctttaaaccggaacacaaaaataagtattgctgttttgcgggtCGTACCCAttcagacaggcttgcacacaGCTCTTCCAACTGTTAACGCTGTTCCAATACAGGGTCCACTAACTCACAACGTGTAATTAGTTGCTGTCCGCATCTTCGCTTGCCTTTTAGGGCTTAGTCATCAGGTGTATGCCTAACAAGGCGGCCGTCCTTGGAATTCAAGTTTGGTTCgcactaaattttattaaattcaatggcTAGGCCAAgaaataaacagacagacagagttactttcgcatttatattagtaCGAAACTTAATTAGGCTATCACTCAGCCTTTTATCTTATTACGAATTAcgaataaatgtttacaaaacacACCTTTATGTTAAATATCGTTAATTACATTGATAACTTCGACGGATTAATTCTACTAAACTTTAACGGTTATGATACGATATAGAACGGAAGGAAGAaacctcagcttaatcgtaactaAGGGCTAACTTTAGTTATTGAAATATACGATACGATACGATCCCGAGTATATTTCGGtccaacttcgaccgaactGCTACTGGGTTGTGTTAATAGAATAGGAAAACTGCTGAAGGGCAACGATTGTGTCGATTCGATTCCGATAAAGTGTCAATTTATTTGTAGAATTTGCCCCCGATCTTGTTCAAGCGATATATTACTTGTTATATTACAACGACCAGGTCACCTTGTACCGATCTATTTTGTTGTATGATTCATCATTTAGCCTTTGGTTCTTGTAATtacgtaacaaatataatattatgtgtgttttataacatattcggcatacctatttaatatacctgtaatatattaaaatattttacttttaataacaataattaaataataattactattagtGGTCGCCTATTGGTCGAAATGCAATTGCACTTAATtgccattataaatataagatagaTTGATTCGAAAGATACGACAAGTAAAACTCAATTGGACTACACTTTGCCtttataacgataaaaaaaaaacaaagaactgTCCAAAACctattgacatttgacattgacaGCATGAACGTAAacaatgaatgttttatttaatttaatataaagtatttttagcactttttatgtaagaaatttaGCTTTCTGCTCTCCTTCTCTCGATAAACTTTGACTATGGTTTCTCACACTGCTCCATCTGCGTAATATGCTTAAATAGGTTACATATCTTCACGTATTTATACATGGATAGTTTGTAAAtgaactttgtaattttttgtcatatttatattgtattcggGGTAtgcgaatttaattttataataatacatttttatatattaaagaatattaataaatttataaggtaaaaaaaggaatacaattaaacaattttaacagAGTTAGGTACAGTAACgtattacgtaatatatattattatgtgcttgtattcttataataaaggaaaatacgtatatttaatttgattttctaCTTCGTGTAAACAGCttgtatttaaatgtcataatattttcttttaagggttgataataaataagcaaaggtaataaataaaaatctttattatatacattaaattatcgtttaaaacaattttaatcgtAAACGTAATAAAACTTCTGTTATTGAAGCCGACATAATCAATTTTTGTATGGCGAGGTCAAAATACTTCAATATATAGTTCATACGTATTTTATATCATCAGCCTTTGAGAAATATCAGGTCTTACCGTCGACGAGGCTCGCTCGGATCACGcggaatgtattattttaaatgctttcACATTATCTAGTCAAAACCGTGATTTGTTAAGTCGTGCATTCTGTTAAAAGTTAGCAAGCATGTCTTCAATACACAATATAAGATTCATTAATGTTACTTAAAGTAACGCGAGACGATAATGGCATATAACGTCACGACACAACGACGTCTAGTGATCCTCTACCTCTTGCTCCTGCTCCTCGTCGAATTCCGCGTCCTCGTCGGCGGTCGCCTCCTGGTACTGCTGGTATTCCGAGACCAGATCGTTCATGTTGCTCTCGGCCTCGGTGAACTCCATCTCGTCCATGCCCTCGCCGGTGTACCAATGCAAGAAAGCCTTGCGCCTGAACATAGCGGTGAACTGCTCGGAGATGCGCTTGAACAGCTCTTGGATGGCGGTGGAGTTGCCGATGAAGGTGGCGGACATCTTGAGACCACGGGGCGGGATATCGCACACCGCGGTCTTGACGTTGTTGGGGATCCATTCGACGAAGTATGACGAGTTCTTGTTTTGGATGTTGAGCATCTGCTCGTCGACTTCCTTCATGGACATGCGACCACGGAAGATGGCGGCGACGGTGAGGTAACGGCCGTGACGTGGGTCGCAAGCCGCCATCATGTTCTTGGCGTCGAACATCTGTTGCGTGAGTTCGGGGACAGTGAGGGCGCGGTACTGTCTGCTTCCACGGGATGTAAGAGGAGCGAATCCGGGCATGAAGAAGTGGAGACGTGGGAAAGGAACCATGTTGACAGCCAGTTTACGAAGATCTGCGTTAAGTTGACCAGGGAACCTGAGGCAGGTCGTAACACCAGACATTGTGAGGGAAACTAAGTGGTTGAGATCTCCGTAGGTGGGAGTGGACAGTTTGAGTGTGCGGAAACAGATGTCATATAGAGCCTCATTGTCGATACAGTAGGTTTCGTCTGTGTTTTCTACGAGTTGGTGCACTGAGAGAGTCGCGTTATAAGGTTCTACTACGGTGTCTGATACTTTGGGCGAGGGGACGACGGAGTATGTGTTCATGATTCTGTCGGGATATTCTTCTCTGATTTTGGAGATAAGGAGTGTGCCCATACCGGATCCAGTACCGCCGCCGAGTGAGTGTGTGAGTTGGAAACCTTGGAGACAATCACAAGATTCTGCTTCCTTACGTACGACGTCTAAGACTGAGTCAACGAGTTCAGCACCCTCGGTGTAATGTCCCTTAGCCCAGTTGTTACCAGCACCGGATTGACCGAACACGAAGTTGTCCGGGCGGAAGATCTGTCCAAAAGGTCCTGAGCGGACAGAGTCCATGGTGCCGGGTTCCAAGTCGACAAGGATGGCGCGGGGCACATACTTGCCACCGGATGCCTCATTGTAGTAAACGTTGATGCGCTCCAGCTGCAGGTCCGAGTCGCCATGGTACGCGCCAGTGGGGTCGATGCCGTGCTCATCAGAAATGATCTCCCAGAACTGTGAAAAGAAAGCAATccattaataaacttatattttaaaaaaatcatataattaattaagaacgAATACAAGTTCTAAGTTACATTGGAAATGACATCTCAGAGTTTGAAGgccaaaaaacaaaaacaaaggcATTTGGGAGCAAGCCGGACATTGTAGACGAGAAGATTTGGTATCATTATTTCAAATGGCAGGGCTCGTCGGCAATAAAGCTCAATGAACCGTCGCGTAAATTGTCGACAGGATGCATAATGCATAAATGACTTTTACAGTTCGAGAGTACATCGAATGACGTAAGCAGTTTGCATGAGTTATAGTGGTGTACAATAATGTTGCCTTGGCGACGGGCGACGCCCACGTCTCCTCCGTAATCGGCTGATCTCTCCTTATAAGTAGTGAACGCATTGTACCAGTCTTTAAACCATGTCATGCATTCGAATGTCTTTTCGAAACTCCTTTGAACCCTAGGCCGATTGAACACCATATGGTCAGTAATTTGCCTATGATTAgctaatatttgaatatatatccTACATGTACCaggtcaaaaaaatatttagttacaatTTATGTTAGTATGAAACCGTATCCTTGTCAACATTGTAGAGAGGCCGCCAGTGATcgaaacattaaaattcagtattGTTAGCGTGACGATAAATATGATGTCATGTTTGTAGGCTGTGTGTAGGTGCACTTGTGTGGGTAAGCGCCTAACAACGCCATATACGACTAAATGACTAATATGGATGTATGTTTTGGCTCAGGGATACGAGATTCAAAGAATCAGCGAGTATTGCTAATCAACTTGTGCCTTGAGTTACTCCGCGTTTATAAATAGACTTCAATGAGTTCATTCGACTTGTAAGGAAAACTTGCTtttcaattttacttatttGCCAATACGATTTTTccttttctatattaaaatgacgatactttgaaaaaaaaacaagtagaGACGGCTCTATAGAAGTTATGGTTGCTATACACGAGACGTGTTTGTATAATAGtaattgtgataaataaaaacatttgcatATAACTAAAGTCATTCGGAATCATTTTTACCGTTACAGAagatactgttattattatattatttcaagaattaattacataaaacaacGGAACATCGAGATTATACTTTCAAAATTGACAGTAATCGTgtttattaacaacaaaaagTGAAAGGAGATCAATACTTTCAAAGGTTGCTTTTTTTGTAACTAGATAAGACGAGATGAAAGTGTGTGAATGGTACGATCAATGTTCAATGTGCGAGGGAAACTACGTATGAGAACAATCGTTTCAAATTTATGCGTTGAGATGTTAAAAGCGGCAGCCATATTGTTTTTGTGTCATTGAATTCTAAGACTTATATTtgaaatcttaattatattaaaaaaaaaaaaaaatgttatttttttatctgtatcgatatttaatattatataaagcatTACTAaggaaaactatataaataaagcatattgtataaaaataaagtcttatTAATTGAAGtatgattacatatattaaaattaatctgtgTAACTGTCCTCAATTTTTTAATCCGTTAAACAAACtcaatgaaatttatatgatatgccatttaaataaattgcgaTGTGTTCATAATTGAATAAGtacttcatttattattttataaatttcaagtatggcaattttttatctgttggaataaacaatttattaaaaatgaaaatgagattaaattgtcataaaatattctgttaaaaaaaacatcaaaaggGTTTTATCGCAATAAATATCACTATCACCGCTAAAATACGAG includes the following:
- the LOC113401246 gene encoding tubulin beta-1 chain → MREIVHIQVGQCGNQIGAKFWEIISDEHGIDPTGAYHGDSDLQLERINVYYNEASGGKYVPRAILVDLEPGTMDSVRSGPFGQIFRPDNFVFGQSGAGNNWAKGHYTEGAELVDSVLDVVRKEAESCDCLQGFQLTHSLGGGTGSGMGTLLISKIREEYPDRIMNTYSVVPSPKVSDTVVEPYNATLSVHQLVENTDETYCIDNEALYDICFRTLKLSTPTYGDLNHLVSLTMSGVTTCLRFPGQLNADLRKLAVNMVPFPRLHFFMPGFAPLTSRGSRQYRALTVPELTQQMFDAKNMMAACDPRHGRYLTVAAIFRGRMSMKEVDEQMLNIQNKNSSYFVEWIPNNVKTAVCDIPPRGLKMSATFIGNSTAIQELFKRISEQFTAMFRRKAFLHWYTGEGMDEMEFTEAESNMNDLVSEYQQYQEATADEDAEFDEEQEQEVEDH